The following are from one region of the Andrena cerasifolii isolate SP2316 chromosome 1, iyAndCera1_principal, whole genome shotgun sequence genome:
- the Ae2 gene encoding anion exchange protein Ae2 isoform X9 has translation MALRYERPDRYNADIGHIRRNKYHYKSRKYSLQEDPQWRKRSGAGLPDGAGLLTRRVSVQPEEASTLQELDIDDLESHRSDDPRGMRRHKAAHPTVQIGRRKEGGIPHDTFKKMYDHSPHEVFVQLDELHGLGEEREWKETARWIKYEEDVEEGADRWGRPHVASLSFHSLLNLRRCLETGVVLLDLEEKDLPGLAYRVVEQMVVEELILPEDRSVVMRALLLRHRHVHDHDRGFRFGGKRNYASYTSLQSVFLEEEDAAREASENHVTQHNLNDAKPKIVTSSLALDSNHTAVDMKEELTYTSSNEDLKKSHNDYILKRIPAGAEATVVLVGAVDFLDQPTIAFVRLAEGVFIPSMTEVTIPVRFMFTLLGPRNADLDYHEIGRSIATLMASTSFHKVAYKANERRELLSAINEFLDDSIVLPPGDWERQALLPFNELKAKSIAIRKRKAKALEEKSKPIQSEAAVKKALLAGEEEKKPPGDDDPLRRTKRPFGCLINDIKRRYPFYLSDFTDGLSSSCLAAAIFMYFAALCTAITFGGLMSDKTHNVIGISETLVSGSWTGIVMALLSTQPLVIIGTTGPLLLFDESLYNFCLANELEFLTVRVYVGAWMGIIALAIACVEGSVLVRLFTRFTEEIFTGLISILYIVETFIKLYNYFAKNPLLDEYSFTPQTNETRYWESLNITEIKAISPENGDPIVISLDEPQSLIPGRNSAGLLINQPNTALMCTILCLGTFLGAYYLRIFRNSHYLGRSARRAFGDFGVPISIIVFVLIDYVAKVKTEKLLVPEGLSPTMPGRDWLVSPAGIQKPIPLWMAMACIVPALLVYILVFMETQISELIIDKKERKLRKGNGYHMDIVVVCLMNVGCGLMGAPWCCAASVRSLTHVSAVTVMSRTHAPGDKPHIVEVKEQRVSALLVAILIGVSVLMAPLLRRVPMSVLLGVFLYMGISSTNAVQLFDRFKLFFMPVKHHGTANYVRRVQTYKMHIFTLIQILCLAVLWIVKSTRAALALPFFLILMIPLRAQMRHFFTAAELRALDSKGSEHESTEDEPDFYEEAPLPG, from the exons GTATCACTACAAGTCGCGGAAGTACTCGCTGCAAGAGGACCCGCAATGGCGAAAGCGTTCGGGGGCCGGCCTCCCGGACGGGGCCGGTTTGCTGACCCGGCGGGTGAGCGTGCAGCCAGAGGAGGCGAGCACCCTGCAGGAGCTGGACATCGACGACCTGGAGTCGCACAGGAGCGACGATCCCCGGGGGATGAGGCGGCACAAGGCGGCCCACCCTACCGTGCAGATCGGCCGCAGGAAAGAGGGTGGCATACCCCACGACACCTTCAAGAAGATGTACGACCACTCGCCCCACGAGGTGTTCGTCCAGCTGGACGAGCTGCACGGTTTAGGGGAGGAGCGTGAGTGGAAGGAGACCGCTCGCTGGATCAAATACGAAGAGGACGTCGAGGAAGGCGCGGACAGGTGGGGCAGGCCCCACGTCGCCTCCTTGAGCTTCCACTCCCTGCTGAATCTGCGCCGTTGCCTGGAGACCGGCGTGGTCCTGCTCGACCTCGAGGAGAAAGACCTGCCCGGCCTGGCGTACAGGGTGGTCGAGCAGATGGTGGTCGAGGAGCTGATCCTCCCCGAGGACAGGTCCGTGGTGATGAGGGCCCTCCTCCTCAGGCACAGGCACGTGCACGATCACGACCGTGGCTTCCGTTTCGGCGGGAAAAGGAACTATGCCAGCTACACCAGCCTGCAG TCCGTCTTTCTGGAGGAAGAAGACGCTGCGCGGGAAGCCTCTGAGAACCATGTAACCCAACAT AACTTGAACGACGCGAAGCCGAAGATCGTGACGTCGAGCTTGGCCCTGGACAGCAATCACACGGCGGTGGACATGAAGGAGGAGCTGACGTACACCAGTAGCAATGAGGACCTGAAGAAAAGCCACAACGATTACATCCTGAAGAGAATACCAGCTGGCGCGGAGGCGACGGTGGTCCTAGTGGGCGCTGTAGACTTCCTGGACCAGCCGACGATCGCGTTCGTCCGGCTGGCCGAGGGCGTGTTCATCCCGTCGATGACGGAGGTGACGATACCGGTCCGCTTCATGTTCACGTTGCTGGGCCCGAGGAACGCCGACCTGGACTACCACGAGATCGGTAGATCGATCGCCACGCTGATGGCCAGCACGTCGTTCCACAAGGTAGCGTACAAGGCCAACGAGAGGCGCGAGCTTCTGTCGGCGATCAACGAGTTCCTCGACGACTCGATCGTGCTGCCGCCCGGCGACTGGGAGAGGCAGGCGCTGCTCCCGTTCAACGAACTCAAGGCGAAGAGCATCGCTATCAGGAAGCGGAAGGCCAAGGCGCTCGAGGAGAAGAGCAAGCCCATTCAGAGCGAGGCCGCCGTGAAGAAAG CTCTACTCGCTGGCGAGGAAGAGAAGAAGCCTCCCGGCGACGACGATCCCCTTCGCCGAACGAAACGGCCCTTCGGCTGCCTGATCAACGACATCAAGAGGCGCTATCCTTTCTACCTGTCCGACTTCACCGACGGGTTAAGCTCGTCCTGCCTGGCGGCAGCCATCTTCATGTACTTCGCTGCTCTGTGCACGGCCATCACTTTCGGCGGTCTGATGAGCGACAAGACGCACAACGTGATCGGCATATCGGAGACCCTGGTCTCCGGCTCCTGGACCGGGATAGTGATGGCCCTCCTCTCCACCCAGCCTCTAGTGATCATCGGCACTACGGGTCCTCTTCTGCTGTTCGACGAGAGCTTGTACAACTTCTGTCTAGCGAACGAACTGGAgtttctaaccgtgagggtgTACGTGGGCGCGTGGATGGGGATCATAGCGCTGGCCATCGCCTGCGTCGAGGGCTCGGTGCTGGTCAGGCTATTCACCCGATTCACGGAAGAAATCTTCACGGGCCTGATCTCCATCCTCTACATCGTCGAGACGTTCATCAAGCTGTACAATTACTTCGCGAAGAACCCTCTGCTGGACGAGTACAGTTTCACTCCGCAGACGAACGAGACGAGGTATTGGGAGTCGTTGAACATCACGGAGATAAAGGCCATCTCTCCAGAGAACGGCGACCCTATAGTGATATCGTTGGACGAGCCGCAGTCGCTGATACCGGGCCGCAACAGTGCTGGCTTACTCATCAATCAACCGAACACCGCTCTGATGTGCACGATTCTGTGCCTAGGCACGTTCCTAGGCGCCTACTACTTGCGCATCTTCCGTAACAGTCATTACCTTGGACGGAGCGCCAGGAGAGCCTTCGGCGACTTCGGTGTGCCGATCAGCATCATCGTGTTTGTTCTAATCGACTACGTGGCCAAGGTGAAGACAGAGAAGCTGCTGGTCCCGGAGGGACTGTCGCCGACTATGCCTGGCAGGGACTGGCTCGTCTCTCCAGCCGGGATACAGAAGCCTATACCTCTGTGGATGGCCATGGCTTGCATCGTGCCGGCACTGCTGGTTTACATCCTCGTCTTCATGGAAACACAAATCTCCGA GTTAATTATTGACAAGAAAGAGCGAAAGCTGCGTAAAGGGAACGGCTACCACATGGACATAGTGGTGGTGTGCTTGATGAACGTTGGCTGCGGTTTGATGGGCGCCCCGTGGTGCTGCGCCGCCTCGGTCCGCTCGCTGACGCACGTCTCGGCGGTGACGGTGATGTCCCGCACCCACGCCCCCGGCGACAAGCCCCACATCGTCGAGGTGAAGGAGCAGAGGGTTAGCGCCCTGCTGGTCGCGATACTGATCGGCGTCAGCGTGCTGATGGCGCCGTTGCTGCGACGCGTACCGATGTCCGTCCTCCTAGGAGTGTTTCTCTACATGGGTATATCCTCGACGAACGCCGTGCAGCTGTTCGACCGCTTCAAGCTGTTCTTCATGCCGGTGAAACACCACGGCACCGCCAATTACGTACGACGCGTGCAAACGTACAAGATGCACATCTTCACTCTCATACAAATCCTCTGCCTGGCTGTACTGTGGATCGTGAAGAGCACTAGAGCGGCCCTGGCGCTTCCGTTCTTCCTGATTCTCATGATACCTCTGCGAGCTCAGATGAGGCACTTTTTTACCGCCGCTGAGCTTAGGGCACTCGACAGCAAAGGCTCGGAACACGAGAGCACGGAAGACGAGCCAGACTTTTACGAGGAAGCTCCGTTACCTGGTTAG
- the Ae2 gene encoding anion exchange protein Ae2 isoform X8, whose product MALRYERPDRYNADIGHIRRNKRYHYKSRKYSLQEDPQWRKRSGAGLPDGAGLLTRRVSVQPEEASTLQELDIDDLESHRSDDPRGMRRHKAAHPTVQIGRRKEGGIPHDTFKKMYDHSPHEVFVQLDELHGLGEEREWKETARWIKYEEDVEEGADRWGRPHVASLSFHSLLNLRRCLETGVVLLDLEEKDLPGLAYRVVEQMVVEELILPEDRSVVMRALLLRHRHVHDHDRGFRFGGKRNYASYTSLQSVFLEEEDAAREASENHVTQHNLNDAKPKIVTSSLALDSNHTAVDMKEELTYTSSNEDLKKSHNDYILKRIPAGAEATVVLVGAVDFLDQPTIAFVRLAEGVFIPSMTEVTIPVRFMFTLLGPRNADLDYHEIGRSIATLMASTSFHKVAYKANERRELLSAINEFLDDSIVLPPGDWERQALLPFNELKAKSIAIRKRKAKALEEKSKPIQSEAAVKKALLAGEEEKKPPGDDDPLRRTKRPFGCLINDIKRRYPFYLSDFTDGLSSSCLAAAIFMYFAALCTAITFGGLMSDKTHNVIGISETLVSGSWTGIVMALLSTQPLVIIGTTGPLLLFDESLYNFCLANELEFLTVRVYVGAWMGIIALAIACVEGSVLVRLFTRFTEEIFTGLISILYIVETFIKLYNYFAKNPLLDEYSFTPQTNETRYWESLNITEIKAISPENGDPIVISLDEPQSLIPGRNSAGLLINQPNTALMCTILCLGTFLGAYYLRIFRNSHYLGRSARRAFGDFGVPISIIVFVLIDYVAKVKTEKLLVPEGLSPTMPGRDWLVSPAGIQKPIPLWMAMACIVPALLVYILVFMETQISELIIDKKERKLRKGNGYHMDIVVVCLMNVGCGLMGAPWCCAASVRSLTHVSAVTVMSRTHAPGDKPHIVEVKEQRVSALLVAILIGVSVLMAPLLRRVPMSVLLGVFLYMGISSTNAVQLFDRFKLFFMPVKHHGTANYVRRVQTYKMHIFTLIQILCLAVLWIVKSTRAALALPFFLILMIPLRAQMRHFFTAAELRALDSKGSEHESTEDEPDFYEEAPLPG is encoded by the exons AAGGTATCACTACAAGTCGCGGAAGTACTCGCTGCAAGAGGACCCGCAATGGCGAAAGCGTTCGGGGGCCGGCCTCCCGGACGGGGCCGGTTTGCTGACCCGGCGGGTGAGCGTGCAGCCAGAGGAGGCGAGCACCCTGCAGGAGCTGGACATCGACGACCTGGAGTCGCACAGGAGCGACGATCCCCGGGGGATGAGGCGGCACAAGGCGGCCCACCCTACCGTGCAGATCGGCCGCAGGAAAGAGGGTGGCATACCCCACGACACCTTCAAGAAGATGTACGACCACTCGCCCCACGAGGTGTTCGTCCAGCTGGACGAGCTGCACGGTTTAGGGGAGGAGCGTGAGTGGAAGGAGACCGCTCGCTGGATCAAATACGAAGAGGACGTCGAGGAAGGCGCGGACAGGTGGGGCAGGCCCCACGTCGCCTCCTTGAGCTTCCACTCCCTGCTGAATCTGCGCCGTTGCCTGGAGACCGGCGTGGTCCTGCTCGACCTCGAGGAGAAAGACCTGCCCGGCCTGGCGTACAGGGTGGTCGAGCAGATGGTGGTCGAGGAGCTGATCCTCCCCGAGGACAGGTCCGTGGTGATGAGGGCCCTCCTCCTCAGGCACAGGCACGTGCACGATCACGACCGTGGCTTCCGTTTCGGCGGGAAAAGGAACTATGCCAGCTACACCAGCCTGCAG TCCGTCTTTCTGGAGGAAGAAGACGCTGCGCGGGAAGCCTCTGAGAACCATGTAACCCAACAT AACTTGAACGACGCGAAGCCGAAGATCGTGACGTCGAGCTTGGCCCTGGACAGCAATCACACGGCGGTGGACATGAAGGAGGAGCTGACGTACACCAGTAGCAATGAGGACCTGAAGAAAAGCCACAACGATTACATCCTGAAGAGAATACCAGCTGGCGCGGAGGCGACGGTGGTCCTAGTGGGCGCTGTAGACTTCCTGGACCAGCCGACGATCGCGTTCGTCCGGCTGGCCGAGGGCGTGTTCATCCCGTCGATGACGGAGGTGACGATACCGGTCCGCTTCATGTTCACGTTGCTGGGCCCGAGGAACGCCGACCTGGACTACCACGAGATCGGTAGATCGATCGCCACGCTGATGGCCAGCACGTCGTTCCACAAGGTAGCGTACAAGGCCAACGAGAGGCGCGAGCTTCTGTCGGCGATCAACGAGTTCCTCGACGACTCGATCGTGCTGCCGCCCGGCGACTGGGAGAGGCAGGCGCTGCTCCCGTTCAACGAACTCAAGGCGAAGAGCATCGCTATCAGGAAGCGGAAGGCCAAGGCGCTCGAGGAGAAGAGCAAGCCCATTCAGAGCGAGGCCGCCGTGAAGAAAG CTCTACTCGCTGGCGAGGAAGAGAAGAAGCCTCCCGGCGACGACGATCCCCTTCGCCGAACGAAACGGCCCTTCGGCTGCCTGATCAACGACATCAAGAGGCGCTATCCTTTCTACCTGTCCGACTTCACCGACGGGTTAAGCTCGTCCTGCCTGGCGGCAGCCATCTTCATGTACTTCGCTGCTCTGTGCACGGCCATCACTTTCGGCGGTCTGATGAGCGACAAGACGCACAACGTGATCGGCATATCGGAGACCCTGGTCTCCGGCTCCTGGACCGGGATAGTGATGGCCCTCCTCTCCACCCAGCCTCTAGTGATCATCGGCACTACGGGTCCTCTTCTGCTGTTCGACGAGAGCTTGTACAACTTCTGTCTAGCGAACGAACTGGAgtttctaaccgtgagggtgTACGTGGGCGCGTGGATGGGGATCATAGCGCTGGCCATCGCCTGCGTCGAGGGCTCGGTGCTGGTCAGGCTATTCACCCGATTCACGGAAGAAATCTTCACGGGCCTGATCTCCATCCTCTACATCGTCGAGACGTTCATCAAGCTGTACAATTACTTCGCGAAGAACCCTCTGCTGGACGAGTACAGTTTCACTCCGCAGACGAACGAGACGAGGTATTGGGAGTCGTTGAACATCACGGAGATAAAGGCCATCTCTCCAGAGAACGGCGACCCTATAGTGATATCGTTGGACGAGCCGCAGTCGCTGATACCGGGCCGCAACAGTGCTGGCTTACTCATCAATCAACCGAACACCGCTCTGATGTGCACGATTCTGTGCCTAGGCACGTTCCTAGGCGCCTACTACTTGCGCATCTTCCGTAACAGTCATTACCTTGGACGGAGCGCCAGGAGAGCCTTCGGCGACTTCGGTGTGCCGATCAGCATCATCGTGTTTGTTCTAATCGACTACGTGGCCAAGGTGAAGACAGAGAAGCTGCTGGTCCCGGAGGGACTGTCGCCGACTATGCCTGGCAGGGACTGGCTCGTCTCTCCAGCCGGGATACAGAAGCCTATACCTCTGTGGATGGCCATGGCTTGCATCGTGCCGGCACTGCTGGTTTACATCCTCGTCTTCATGGAAACACAAATCTCCGA GTTAATTATTGACAAGAAAGAGCGAAAGCTGCGTAAAGGGAACGGCTACCACATGGACATAGTGGTGGTGTGCTTGATGAACGTTGGCTGCGGTTTGATGGGCGCCCCGTGGTGCTGCGCCGCCTCGGTCCGCTCGCTGACGCACGTCTCGGCGGTGACGGTGATGTCCCGCACCCACGCCCCCGGCGACAAGCCCCACATCGTCGAGGTGAAGGAGCAGAGGGTTAGCGCCCTGCTGGTCGCGATACTGATCGGCGTCAGCGTGCTGATGGCGCCGTTGCTGCGACGCGTACCGATGTCCGTCCTCCTAGGAGTGTTTCTCTACATGGGTATATCCTCGACGAACGCCGTGCAGCTGTTCGACCGCTTCAAGCTGTTCTTCATGCCGGTGAAACACCACGGCACCGCCAATTACGTACGACGCGTGCAAACGTACAAGATGCACATCTTCACTCTCATACAAATCCTCTGCCTGGCTGTACTGTGGATCGTGAAGAGCACTAGAGCGGCCCTGGCGCTTCCGTTCTTCCTGATTCTCATGATACCTCTGCGAGCTCAGATGAGGCACTTTTTTACCGCCGCTGAGCTTAGGGCACTCGACAGCAAAGGCTCGGAACACGAGAGCACGGAAGACGAGCCAGACTTTTACGAGGAAGCTCCGTTACCTGGTTAG